In Massilia sp. METH4, the genomic window CCCAGGCACGGGTACCGCCGGCATGGCGGGCGGACAGGTTGTCCAGCCGGTAGACGGGGCTGCCGGCCTGCACGGGATGACTGTCGATTGCCACTATTACTTCTTCAGGAGACCGGCGCTTTTCGCCGCCGCTTCGATGGCCGCGTAGTTTTCCGCCTTGGTCGGAACGAATTTCGTGGCGCGCTGCAGTGCCAGGATTTCCTTGCCTTCCGGCGTGCTGGCATCCAGGGCCAGGAAGGCGTCGGTGATCTTCTTCTTCAGCTCGGCCGGCATGTCGGCGCGCACCGTCCAGTTGTAATCGTAGTAGGCCGGAGTCGTGTAGAACACGCGCACTTTCGACGTGTCGACCTTCTTCTCGCCCACCAGCTTTTCCCACACGGAGATGTTCAGGGCGCCCGCATCGACCTTGCCGCCGGCGACCGCGGCCACGGTGGCGTCGTGCGCGCCCGAATAGGCCACGCGCTTCAGGTCGCTGTCAGGATCGATCTTCGCGCCCAGCAGGAACGAGCGCGGCATCAGGTGGCCGGACGTGGACGATTCCGAGCCGAACGACAGCGTCTTGCCCTTCAGGTCGTCCAGCTTCGTGATCGACGGCGACGTGGTGATGAACACGGAGCGGAATTTTTCGTCTTCCAGGCGCTGCACGAGTGGCACCACCTGGCCCTTGCTGCGTTCCTTCGCCTGCACGAAGGTGAAGCCGCCGAACCACACCATGTCCAGCTTCTTGTTCACCAGCCCTTCGACGGAGGCGGCGTAGTCGGTCACCGGGGTGAATTCGACCTTCATGCCGGTCTTCTTCTCCAGGTATTCGCCCAGCGGCTTGAACTTGCGCTGCAGTTCGGTCGGCGCTTCGTCGGGAATGGCCGAGACGCGCAGCACGCCCTGGGCGAGGGCAGGCAGGGAAAACAGGGTGCCGAGGGCGAGGGCGCCGGCGGCGCGCAGGAAGGTACGTTTCATCATGGAGTAATAAAGTTGTTATAGATGTTGCTGCTTGCGGGGCACCGTCACTCGGCTGTCAACGCTACCAAAGCGGGGCGCCCAGATTTTTGTAATTGAGTATCATAGCAAAACTGCCTTCGCGGTCCTGACAGTCAGTAACAATCAAGAAAGAGACATCATGCCCATGACCCGAACGATGCGCCGCAGCGCCGCGCTGCACACCCTTGCCGACGATGCGGTAGGGGTTGACAATGCGGCCGACGCCGACGGCGCGGTAGCGCACGGCGACCGCGCCGCGATTGCCGAGATCCAGGCCGGCCTGCTGGCCCCGCAGGCGCGGACCTCACCGAAATACCTGTACGACAGCCTGGGCTCGCGCCTGTTCGAGGCGATCTGCGAGCTGCCCGAGTATTATCCCACACGAACGGAAGCGGCGATCTTTGCCGCCCACGGCGAGGATATCGCCCGCCGCGTGGGCACGGGGGGCACGCTCATCGACCTGGGCGCGGGCAATTGCGCGAAGGCGGCCAGCCTGTTTCCCTTGCTTCAGCCGCAACAATACGTGCCGATCGATATTTCGCGCGACTTCCTGAACGAAGCCGTCGGCCGGCTCCAGCAGCGCTTTCCGAAGATCGCCATGTCGGCGCTGGCGCTCGACCTGTCGGGCCCGTTCACCCTGCCGTCGAGCGTGAACCTGGCGCGCCGCACGTTCTTCTATCCCGGTTCCTCGATCGGCAACTTCGCGCCGCACGAGGCGATCGCCTTCCTGCGCCGCGTGCGCGAGAACGCACCCGTCGACGGCGGCCTGCTGATCGGCGTGGACCTGGTGAAGGATGCGGCCGTGCTGGACGCCGCCTACGACGATGCGATCGGCGTGACGGCGGCGTTCAACCTGAACATGCTGCGCCACCTGAACCACCTGACGGGTTCCGATTTCGACGTGCGCCAGTGGCGCCACGTGGCCTTCTTCAACACCGAGGAAAGCCGCATCGAAATGCACCTGGAAGCGCGCATGGCACTGACCGTGCACTGGCCGGGCGGCGAACGGCGCTTCGCCCGCGGCGAGCGCATTCATACCGAGGACAGCTACAAGTACACGCCGGAGAGCTTTGCCGACGTGCTGGCGCAGGCCGGCTTCAGGGCCGATGCCACATGGACCGACGATGCCGGCTGGTTCGCCGTCATGCACGCTAGCGCATCGGCGGCTTAGGGGAGGATTCGCATGCAGCTGATCGACCCGGCCGTGTGGACGGCCCGCTACCGCGCCGTGCGCGAGCATTCGCTGGCGCTGGCAGCGCCGCTGTCCGACGAGGACTGCGGCGCCCAGTCGATGCCGGACGCCAGTCCGATCAAATGGCACCTGGCGCACACCACGTGGTTCTTCGAGACCTTCATCCTCGAAGCGATGGAGCGGGATTTCGCGCCCTTCCACCCGGCGTTCCGCGTGCTGTTCAATTCCTATTACAACGGCGTGGGCCAGAAGCACCCGCGCCCGCAGCGCGGCTTGCTGACGCGCCCCTCGATGGCGCAGGTGCGCGCGTACCGCGCCGATGTGGACGAGCGCATCGCCGCGCTGATCGGCGGCTCGCTCGATGCCGATGCGCGCGCCCGGCTCGCCGCCTTGCTCACGCTGGGCCTGCAGCACGAGCAGCAGCACCAGGAACTGATGCTGACGGATGTGAAGCACCTGCTGGCGCAGAACGGCCTGAATCCGGAATACCTGGCCGAACCCCTGCCGCGCGTGGAGCCCGCCTTGGCGCTGGCCTGGCTGCCGTTCGAGGGTGGTGTGACGGAAATCGGCTACGAAGGCGATGGCTTTTGCTTCGACAACGAACTGCCGCGCCACCGCCAGTTCGTGGAACCGTTCGCGCTGGCCTCGCGGCTCGTGACGAACGGCGAATACCTGGCCTTCATCGAGGCCGGCGGCTACCGCGATCCCGCGCTGTGGCTGGCCGAAGGGTGGGACTGGATCGGCGCCCAGGGCATCGACAAGCCGCTGTACTGGCGCCGCGGCGAGGACGGCACATGGTGCGAGTTCACGCTG contains:
- the egtB gene encoding ergothioneine biosynthesis protein EgtB; amino-acid sequence: MQLIDPAVWTARYRAVREHSLALAAPLSDEDCGAQSMPDASPIKWHLAHTTWFFETFILEAMERDFAPFHPAFRVLFNSYYNGVGQKHPRPQRGLLTRPSMAQVRAYRADVDERIAALIGGSLDADARARLAALLTLGLQHEQQHQELMLTDVKHLLAQNGLNPEYLAEPLPRVEPALALAWLPFEGGVTEIGYEGDGFCFDNELPRHRQFVEPFALASRLVTNGEYLAFIEAGGYRDPALWLAEGWDWIGAQGIDKPLYWRRGEDGTWCEFTLMGLQPLDLERPLTHISLFEADAYAHWAGARLPTEAEWEHAARQAGVVPGSPSALPHPGGADASGSLHDMFGHCWQWTSSSYAPYPGFKPAAGAIGEYNGKFMVNQYVLRGSSCATPAGHGRASYRNFFPAGARWQFTGIRLAR
- the egtD gene encoding L-histidine N(alpha)-methyltransferase; amino-acid sequence: MPMTRTMRRSAALHTLADDAVGVDNAADADGAVAHGDRAAIAEIQAGLLAPQARTSPKYLYDSLGSRLFEAICELPEYYPTRTEAAIFAAHGEDIARRVGTGGTLIDLGAGNCAKAASLFPLLQPQQYVPIDISRDFLNEAVGRLQQRFPKIAMSALALDLSGPFTLPSSVNLARRTFFYPGSSIGNFAPHEAIAFLRRVRENAPVDGGLLIGVDLVKDAAVLDAAYDDAIGVTAAFNLNMLRHLNHLTGSDFDVRQWRHVAFFNTEESRIEMHLEARMALTVHWPGGERRFARGERIHTEDSYKYTPESFADVLAQAGFRADATWTDDAGWFAVMHASASAA
- a CDS encoding putative selenate ABC transporter substrate-binding protein, with translation MKRTFLRAAGALALGTLFSLPALAQGVLRVSAIPDEAPTELQRKFKPLGEYLEKKTGMKVEFTPVTDYAASVEGLVNKKLDMVWFGGFTFVQAKERSKGQVVPLVQRLEDEKFRSVFITTSPSITKLDDLKGKTLSFGSESSTSGHLMPRSFLLGAKIDPDSDLKRVAYSGAHDATVAAVAGGKVDAGALNISVWEKLVGEKKVDTSKVRVFYTTPAYYDYNWTVRADMPAELKKKITDAFLALDASTPEGKEILALQRATKFVPTKAENYAAIEAAAKSAGLLKK